TGGCATCGCCTCGGGCCTCGATGACGATGATCTCGCCGTCTTCCACGGCATCGAACGCGCGCTTCTGCGCGTTGTAGCCGCCGCCGTGCGCGGCGAAGAGGTCTTCGCGGAAGGGCACGAAGCGCAGCGTCTTGGCGGTGCCGACGATCTTGCTGCCGGTGATGTTCGCCGACACCCCGTCGATGAAGCAGGAGTGGTGTCCGCGCTTGCGGAGCTGGGCCGAGAGACCGGCCGTCGGGGCGGCGAGGAGCTGGGCGCGCAGTTCGGGGGAGAGGGCAGGAGCCTTCTCGACGGGAGGCAGGCCCGCCTCTTCGCGAGACCCCCAGGCCTCGGTGCGCTGCAGGTCGTCGACGGCGGGGAGCGATCCGATCTCGCCGTCGAAAGGGGTCTCGCCCTGCGTGACGGTGGTGACGAGGCGTCCGGACGTGGGGGCGCCGGGGGCATCCGGGGCGTCCACCTCGATCTCGACGACGTCGCCGGGGACGATGACCGATGAGCCCGCGGGGGTTCCGGTGAGGATCACGTCGCCCGGTTCGAGGGTGAAGTGCTGGGAGAGGTCGGCGACGAGCTGCGCGAGCGGGAAGATGAGCCCGGCGGTGGTGTCGTCCTGGCGGAGCTCGCCGTTCACCCAGGCGCGCACCCGGAGGGCCGCAGGGTCGACGGTGCGGGCATCGATCAGGTCGGGACCGAGCGGCGTGTAGCCGTCGCCGCCCTTGGAGCGGACGTTGGAGCCCTTGTCGTTCGCGCGCAGGTCGTACAGTCCGAGGTCGTTCGAGGCGGTGACCCACCCCACGTGCGCCCAGGCCTCGTCGAGCGAGACGCGGCGCGCGGCCGTGCCGATCACGAGGGCGATCTCCCCTTCGAAGGCGAGCAGCTCCGTGCCGGCCGGTCGCTCGACCGTGCCTCCGGAGGCGCCGACGGAACTGGCCGGCTTGAAGAAGTACGAGGGCGAGGCGGGGCGTCTGCCGCGCTGATCGGCGCGTGAGGCATAGCTCAGATGGATCGCGATGATCTTGCCGGGGCGGTCGATTGTGTCCGTCACGGGGCGCCTCCTCGCGCTCGTCTGCGTTGTCGTGCGGGACGCCTTGTGCGTCGTATTCGAAATCATATATCATCGGTTCACCCCTCGGCAAGCACTTCGGATCCATTCCGCTGCACGCCGTGACAATGCGGTCACAACCAAAGGAGACACCCCATGAGCGGGCAGTCACAGGCTGGGTTCACGCCCACCGGAACCATCGCGACGGCGGCCGATCGACGCCGCGTCGTGTTCGCCACCGTCGTCGGCACCACGGTCGAGTGGTACGACTTCTTCATCTACGCGACGGCCGTCGGGCTCGTCTTCGGCCAGCTCTTCTTCGCCCCGCTCGGCGAGAACAGCGCCCTGATCGGCTTCGCTACGGTCGGCGTCAGCTTCCTGTTCCGCCCCCTCGGCGCGTTCCTCGCCGGGCACTACGGCGACAAGCTCGGGCGCAAGACCGTGCTGATGTGGACGCTGATCCTGATGGGCGCCGCGACCGCGCTCATCGGTCTGCTGCCCACGTACGAGACGATCGGCATCATGGCGCCGATCATGCTGGTGCTGCTGCGCATCGTCCAGGGCATCTCGGCGGGCGGTGAATGGGGCGGCGCGGTGCTGATGGCCGTCGAGCACGCTCCTCGCCGCAAGCGCGGCATCTTCGGGGCGTCTCCGCAGATCGGCGTGCCCCTCGGTCTGCTGCTCGCCTCCGGTGTGATGGCGCTGATGACGGTGATCGCCCCCGGCGACCAGTTCCTCGCCTGGGGCTGGCGTGTGCCGTTCCTGCTCAGCGTCGTGCTGATCCTCGTCGGCTACTACGTGCGCCGCAAGGTCGAGGAGAGCCCCGTCTTCACCGAGCTCTCGGCCCGCAAGGAGAAGGCGCGGATGCCGATCGCTCAGCTGTTCCGCAAGCACCTGCTGCTCGTGATCATCGCCGCATTCGTCTTCGCCGGCAACAACGCCGTGGGCTACATGACCACCGGCGGGTACATCCAGGGCTACGCCACGAACCCGGAGGGGCCGATCGGCCTGGAGCGGGGCCCGGTCCTCTGGGCCGTCGCCGGATCCGCGGTCACCTGGCTGCTCACGACGCTCCTCGCCGGCTGGCTGTCCGACCGCATCGGCCGTCGCACGACGTACGTCATCGGCTGGGTGCTGCAGCTGGTCGGTGTCTTCACGCTCTTCCCGCTCGTCAACACGGGCGAGATCGGTCTGCTGTTCGCCGGGCTCGCGATCCTCACGATCGGTCTCGGCTTCACGTACGGACCGCAGGCGGCGCTGTACGCCGAGCTGTTCCCGGCGAGCATCCGCTTCTCCGGCGTCTCGATCTCGTACGCCATCGGCGCGATCGCCGGTGGGGCCTTCGCGCCGACCATCGCCACGGCCATCGTGAGCGCCACCGGGTCGACCCAGGCCGTCACCTGGTACCTCGCGGGCATGACCGTGCTCGGTCTCATCGCCACACTGCTCTTGCGCGACCGCTCGGGCATCCCGCTCGGACCGGATCACGAGGAGGAGCAGTCCGTCAGCCCGATCTACGGACTCGCGAAGGCCTGATTCTCCGGAGTCACCCGAACGCGTGAGCACGTCCCCCTCTGGGTGGGCGTGCTCACGCGTTGTCGCGGCGGTCAGCCGTCGAGGGATTCGCGGATGACGGATGCCGAGCGCTGCAGCCGCCCGGCGATCTCGGCGTCGTCCAGGTCGGTGGCCACGTGCACGACCGCGATCGCGGCGGGGCGCTGGCCGCGCAGGGCGAGGGGGACGGCGACGGACTGCACGGTGGGGATGACCTCATCGTGGCTCGTCGCATATCCGCGGCTCCGGGTCGCCTCCACATCGGCGGGCAGTGACGACGGCGCCGCTTCGGGCCACTCGTGCTCGGGGAGTTGCGCGAGGATCGCCTTGCCGGGAGCTCCGACCGTCACCGGGTGGCGGGCGCCGGGGCGCTGGGCGACGCTCGCGACGGCGTGGCGGGGCTCGACGCTCGCCAGCGTGATGCACTCCTCGCCGTCGAGTACGGCGAGGAAGCAGGTCATCCCCAGCTCGTTGGCGATCGCGGTGAGCTCGGGGAGGGCCTCGGCCTGCAGATCGTGGGCGACTCCGGCCGCGAGTGCCGCCATGCGCGCGCCGAGGCTCACGGCGCCGGACGCGTCTCGGGAGACGAGCCCGTGGTCTTCGAGGGTGCGCAGCAGGCGATAGGCGATCGAGCGGTGAACGCCCAGGCGCGAGGCGATCTCGTCGATCGTGAGGGGGCCGCGTGCGTCGGCCAGCACCTCGAGGATGCGGATGCCGCGGCTGAGGGTCTGCGAGGCGGGGGAGGCGGCGGTGTTCTCGGGCATGCGGGCGCTCCCTTGCGATCGCGGACGGCGAGGTTTAGGCTGTGTTCAATAGTAGAACTCTGTGTTCGAATATAGAACACGCGGGTTCAGGATGCAAGACCCGACAGGCAACACCCGACGAAGAAGTCCGGAAGGAATCGACGACGATGCAGTTCCACCACCACGGCTACGTCTCCGCTGACCCGCGCGTGCAGGACGCCGCCGGTATCGGCGCCGCGCGCTCCGCCGACCTTCCCGACCAGATCGACGTGCTCATCGTCGGATCGGGGCCGGCGGGAATGCTCCTCGCGGCCCAGATGGCGCAGTACCCCGGCATCTCCACGCGCATCATCGAGAAGCGCGACGGCCGCCTCCCGCTCGGCCAGGCCGATGGCATCCAGCCGCGCAGTGTCGAGACGTTCCAGGCGTTCGGGTTCGCCGAGCGGATCATCGCCGAGGCCTACAACATCGGCTGGATGAACTTCTGGGGGCCGAACCCCGACAAGCGCGACGAGATCGTCCGCACCTCCCGCACGTCCGACTACGCCTACGACATCTGCGAGTTCCCGCACCTGATCGTCAACCAGGCGCGAGTGCTGGACTACTTTGCCGAGGCCGCGGCGAACGGCCCCGGACGGATCGTGCCCGACTACGGGGTCGAGTTCACCGGTCTCACGGTCCACGACACGGGGGAGTACCCCGTGGAGGTGGGGATCCGCTACGTCGCCGGCGAGCGGGCAGGAGAGGCGAGGACCATCCGCGCCAAGTTCGTCGTGGGGTGCGACGGTGCCCGCAGCGGTGTGCGCCAGGCCATCGGGCGCACGCACGTGGGCGCCTCGGCCGCGCACGCCTGGGGCGTCATGGACGTGCTCGTCAACACCGACTTCCCGGACTGGCGCACCAAGTGCGCCATCAACTCTGAGGCGGGCAACATCCTGCACATCCCGCGCGAGGGTGGCTACCTCTCGCGCATGTACATCGACCTCGGCGAGGTCGCGGACGACGACGATCACCGGGTGCGGCAGACGCCCATCGAGGAGATCATCCGTCGCGCCAACGAGATCCTGCACCCGTACACGCTCGACGTGCGCGAGGTCGCCTGGCACAGCGTGTACGAGGTCGGACACCGCGTCACCGACGGCTTCGACGATGTGATCGACGGGTCGGGGCGGACGCCGCGCG
This DNA window, taken from Microbacterium maritypicum, encodes the following:
- a CDS encoding IclR family transcriptional regulator, which encodes MPENTAASPASQTLSRGIRILEVLADARGPLTIDEIASRLGVHRSIAYRLLRTLEDHGLVSRDASGAVSLGARMAALAAGVAHDLQAEALPELTAIANELGMTCFLAVLDGEECITLASVEPRHAVASVAQRPGARHPVTVGAPGKAILAQLPEHEWPEAAPSSLPADVEATRSRGYATSHDEVIPTVQSVAVPLALRGQRPAAIAVVHVATDLDDAEIAGRLQRSASVIRESLDG
- a CDS encoding MFS transporter → MSGQSQAGFTPTGTIATAADRRRVVFATVVGTTVEWYDFFIYATAVGLVFGQLFFAPLGENSALIGFATVGVSFLFRPLGAFLAGHYGDKLGRKTVLMWTLILMGAATALIGLLPTYETIGIMAPIMLVLLRIVQGISAGGEWGGAVLMAVEHAPRRKRGIFGASPQIGVPLGLLLASGVMALMTVIAPGDQFLAWGWRVPFLLSVVLILVGYYVRRKVEESPVFTELSARKEKARMPIAQLFRKHLLLVIIAAFVFAGNNAVGYMTTGGYIQGYATNPEGPIGLERGPVLWAVAGSAVTWLLTTLLAGWLSDRIGRRTTYVIGWVLQLVGVFTLFPLVNTGEIGLLFAGLAILTIGLGFTYGPQAALYAELFPASIRFSGVSISYAIGAIAGGAFAPTIATAIVSATGSTQAVTWYLAGMTVLGLIATLLLRDRSGIPLGPDHEEEQSVSPIYGLAKA
- a CDS encoding fumarylacetoacetate hydrolase family protein, which produces MTDTIDRPGKIIAIHLSYASRADQRGRRPASPSYFFKPASSVGASGGTVERPAGTELLAFEGEIALVIGTAARRVSLDEAWAHVGWVTASNDLGLYDLRANDKGSNVRSKGGDGYTPLGPDLIDARTVDPAALRVRAWVNGELRQDDTTAGLIFPLAQLVADLSQHFTLEPGDVILTGTPAGSSVIVPGDVVEIEVDAPDAPGAPTSGRLVTTVTQGETPFDGEIGSLPAVDDLQRTEAWGSREEAGLPPVEKAPALSPELRAQLLAAPTAGLSAQLRKRGHHSCFIDGVSANITGSKIVGTAKTLRFVPFREDLFAAHGGGYNAQKRAFDAVEDGEIIVIEARGDATTGTLGDILALRAKVRGAAGVVTDGGVRDFDAVAEIGLPVFSQGAHPSVLGRKHVPWDVDVTISCGGATVQPGDIIVGDSDGVIVIPPALAAEVAASAVAQEIEDAWIAEQVAAGHPVDGLFPLNAEWRARYEEATAHRSTR
- a CDS encoding FAD-dependent monooxygenase gives rise to the protein MQFHHHGYVSADPRVQDAAGIGAARSADLPDQIDVLIVGSGPAGMLLAAQMAQYPGISTRIIEKRDGRLPLGQADGIQPRSVETFQAFGFAERIIAEAYNIGWMNFWGPNPDKRDEIVRTSRTSDYAYDICEFPHLIVNQARVLDYFAEAAANGPGRIVPDYGVEFTGLTVHDTGEYPVEVGIRYVAGERAGEARTIRAKFVVGCDGARSGVRQAIGRTHVGASAAHAWGVMDVLVNTDFPDWRTKCAINSEAGNILHIPREGGYLSRMYIDLGEVADDDDHRVRQTPIEEIIRRANEILHPYTLDVREVAWHSVYEVGHRVTDGFDDVIDGSGRTPRVFLTGDACHTHSAKAGQGMNVSMQDGFNLGWKLGSVLTGRASEDLLATYGAERRPVAQQLIDFDREWSSLMARKPEEISDPNELATYYLATAEFPSGFMTQYTSSMITGSDTHQSLAPGYPLGKRFKSAEVVRVGDGNVVHLGHHAKADGRWRVYAFGDRTGDALAAWAEKAEPLFARFTPADADVDAVFDVKAVYQQPFEEIEVTSAPALFQPKTGPLGLTDWEKVYAAGPSKWTETDIFAARELSRDGVVIVVRPDQYVAAILPLDDTTELAAFLEGALLPAR